The DNA region TCCCAGAAAATGGAGCTGGTGTTATCAGCCAAGATGCCACACCTATTCTTGAGGCAATAAATGCTCATCCTCAGAGACTGGCAATGTGCTTCCCAAAGGGAGGTAGCTGGAAGGATTTCATAGCCTACATCCACCTGCCCAACCCTCTGGCTCTGAAGGACATTGTCCTCCGACCTATGCTGCCTCCTGGCTGCATTCTCATCTCCCATCCTTCACCCTTTGTTATGGCCTCTGCTAATCCCCATAGGCCATACCTAGCCCACAAAGCAAGAAATAGCTGTGAAACAAACTATCCCATCAGGAAATGGAGGACAATTGGAGTATCCATTCTACCTTGAGCTACTCCTAGCAGAGTGAGATAGGAAGGAACATAGGCCCAGACCCCTCTTTGGCTGCTAGATCAgggagatgggttggaaggacctaTGCAACCACAGGCATTTGGCCAACCCTACTCCAATCAAGCATGTGGCTTTATGCCTACTGTGCCAGGCCAGCTACTCACCTCCAATCAGAGGCACTCACATTTGTATGGTTGTACAGTTGGCATGTGTCATTGGATGCTACACCTGTTGATTTATACAAGGTGAGCTCCAGGTCATTTTTTGTTCAAGACTAAAATAAAAGCCAAATTTAGCTGTGAAAAATCGTACCTCCTCTGTCAAGCACTGGCAAAAATGCTGACATTTCAGATAATATTGTAAAGGACGTGTCCACTCAAAGCAGGACATGCAAAACCAGACTGCTGGGTTCTACTCACAGCTGGAGAAGGGTCTATTAAGTAGTTTAGAGCTGCCAGGTTCCCCAGGGCTAAGATCTTCAAAGAAACCTGCAGGAGCATTAGGAACCTGATTAATTCAAAACTCCATTTTGGTTAGCAGATTATGTTGGTGCAGGAAACTATGGAGCTTTTCAGCATTCCAGTGCAGAATTAATCTTGCATGCCACTGATTTGCGAAGGCTAGGGCTATCCACTCAATCTGCCATAACCCTACAGAGCTGGTTAACAGAGCAGTTGCACCTATTACCACCTCCCATGCAAACTTCTGCCTACAGAGAAGGTGAAATATCACAAGGCTCAGGCAGCAATTTCTCTCCAACCTCCTCCTGTAGAGGGCACACGGGGGAATACCAGACCCTACCTctgcccaggcagcagcccctAGTAAGAAATTTAGTAGCAGGCAGTCCCTGTTGCATGGTGATGGGCCTACATGTTAAGCAGCCTAGTTAAGGCAAAATCTAATTACACTTACCTGTTGATCATGTTCATCTGGGTTCCTTTTGGGTGATGGCTGCTGGGAGACAACCCAACACCAAGCTGCTGTGGAATGTTAGTCACAATTATGACTAATAAATGATTACTTCTTAGGGGTGTTCCATTAATGGAGCTGGCTTTTGACAACCACACCTCCCATGATTAACACGCAGTTGTACTACTTCAGGGGGCCTGGCCTTGTGTCTCATCTGAATGGTTCCAAAGGAAAAGGCAGAGTAAGCCCTGCAGTGTGCTGTAGAAAGCTGCTAACTGGGCAATCTGGGGGAAGGCTAGATGTTTTCTTATTAATTGATAATTACAGACCCATCATCTCTATGCTTTTCAGAGTTTTCACCCAGCTCTCATTTACCTGCTTACTGTACAATGTAACACTGAAGTTCTTAGGTTTATGCCAAAATCCAGAACCAGGTTGGCACATTAGATCAAATTATTTTAAGGCTTGCCCAGTTTtgcctcttttgcatacctgTGGCATGACCATTTGCCAAGCACCATTTTGTAGGTCACTGTTGTGGCTACCAGCTATTTATGCTGAGAccagaaaaagggaaggaaaaaaaagtgaacacACATTGCCTCTCTGTACTACAAATCACCATCAACTCAAAAACTTTTGACATGACACTTACACTAGGGGGTCAGGCCCTATCCTCAGTCCTGATCTGCAAAAAACCTACAGTTCAAAACAACAAGGTGGATTCTTCCTAGAAGACAGGATTTCAAGGACCATTAGCTTGAAATTCTCAAACCAGAAATTAAAGTTTAGTTTAAATTAATGTAGATCTCTAATCATTAATCCCCACAGGCAGTGAGAAGTGGACAGAACTCAATATGGCTATGGCGCTCTCTTAGGGCAATTGCTTTTGCTAAAGTTACTTTGCTCCCCAAAGTTAAGTTTCAAGTTCCAAGGCACTAAACATCAACATGACTTTCAGGATTTTTTTGGGGGAGCATGGGATGGATGAAGAACTATTCAAAAAACAAACTTAAATTTTTATTATGTAAAAACTTTTAACTTTTATAAAAAGTTTATAAAGCAAGTACAATGCATGATTGCAGAAATCCACCTTCCTGCAAAAAGGTACAAACATACTCTATTATAGAGTTCAACAATAAAACATGAGGCCACAGCCCCAGAACAGCTCAGTTTTGAAGTTCTTGTTGGTATGACCCCTATCCAGCCCccttaaagatttttttaaattcacactATAATCCAAAATATACATACAACTGCATCTCCGCAAGTCTTTTTTAAAGCACATTGTGGTCTCATTTATAGCCAGCCACATTTTAAAGTTACCTAAATGACTGGGGAACAGAACCAGTTTAACACTTCGGCTTTTGCTAACACACAACACTGATCTTACAGTGCTGATTAGCCAAAAGTCCCCAGCTTTTCTTGCCTTTGTCCAATGAGGCTCTTCCATTGAAATATTCTTGAGTTCGGATCCATTTAGTGGGGGGATGGAGGAATCAATAGTCTCTTCTTTCCTAGCCTGATCAGTTTTATTTCAGGCAACGAACCAGAGGAAGAAATGGAAACAGTTACTTAAAAACCAGCTAAGCATCCGATGCCTTGTGCCACATGCTCCACACAGACACATTATCTTGAAGGTCCCTCCATTATTGGATGCATGGGGTTAAAGTCTGATCCTTTTCAAGTCATGGTTTTTCTCtgctctcttctccttcctcGGGAGAAAACCAAGCGTTGTGATCCCACACCTGCAGTCTGAATAGGCaaagaggggagggggcgggggatgagagagagaaagacatgtCAGTTTCAGAGCCGATCAGAGAGAGGCAGGTCTGCATTCTGCAGACATCCTGGCGCCAGAGAGGAAACTTCTATTTACCTCCAGCTGATAAGGAATCAGGAACCAACACTCAGCCTGGATGTTTGCTAATTAGCACCAGAAGTCAAAAAAATTACAGACGAGCCCGTTTCCAACTCTGGACAGACGGGACTAAAATTCCCCCGATTAGACGGGAGACGTGCGTGGCTGGTGACTTCCTGTCCCAAaacggcttttttttttttaatcctcctGATTCTACCCCTTTCCACCCTGGACAACTGGCTGTAAAAAATGCGACACTGAAACAACAACAACTCCAGTGGAAGGAGAGAGAAGCGCCACTCCAACGCGGGCGCACTGAACGGCTCAGGAGCCCCTCACCCACCAAGACACTCCGGCCAGCCCAGAGCCCGTGGGTAGGGGGAACTGAGGCGCGGCGCGAGGAGGGTAAAGCCGGCCCGGTGGAAATGCCTCTACAAGAGGTCACCACTCACTAGTCCTAcgaggtctcccatccaagtgCTATCCAGGCCCGACCCTGTTTAGCTTCAGAGACCAGACAAGAGGTGACGTGTTCGGGGGGAATCTGAGGAAGAAGCCGCCGCGCGTTCACACCTTACCTGGCGGGGAAGCATTAGTGGCACAAACCTCTCTCGTCTTTCGAGCACAGTTCAGAGGCGAATTCGGCGGCCTGGGGGGAGGCGAGGAGAGGTCGTTAGGCTTTTCCCCCAGGGGATCCATGCAGTGTCCGAACCCGGGGCTCTGCCCAGCGGGGGACAGACACCCATCCCCGGCCGCGGTGGGCTGCCCCGCCTGCCCACCCCGCCCCGTAGGCGCCCGCTCTTACCgtcagggagaggagggaggtcTCCGCTGACGGGTCCTGGCCCTTGGCCTCCTCCTCCAGGACGATCTGCAGGTCGAAGATGTAGTCGATGACGTGCTGCAAGATCTCCACCTGGCTCATCTTGGTGCCCTGGGGGATGCCCGGCACCAGCTCGCGCAGCTTGGAGTAACAGTCGTTCATGTCGTAGAGCAAGTTCATGGGCTCCTCCAGCGCCGGGCTCTTGTTGTGGCCGCCCCGGCCGATGGACAGGCTCTGGTCCGACAGGCAGCACACGGCTTCGTAGCAGCTGCGGACGGACCGCACGGGGCTGATGGCTTTCATggtcagggaggggctgggccgggccgggcaggcCGGACGCCTTGCAGCGCTGGGGTGGCGGCGCGGGAGCGCAGATGGACCCCGGGCACCGTAATCCTTTCGTCTCaactcccctgctccagccaacGGGCTGCCGGCAGCGCGGCCCCTCTGGCCTTTTATAGGCCTGCTCTACTCCGCCCCGCCCCTTTCTATGCAAACGAGCCGCGCCGCTTTCCACGccccccctcctgctgctcctctggtgACAGTCGGTGGAAATGTGGGATTGAGCATTTACAAGTTGGTTAAATGGCAAACCAGGTTTCCATTGGCTTGGGCTGACACCCAAGAGCAGAGGACATGAAAGGAATGAGGAAGCTCTGATTACAAAGGGGGCGGGCCTAGCTATCAAACAaaccttccccctcttccccgtCCTGGAAAACGATTTAAaattcaaagtctccttattaccccttacacagttttttttttttaactccagtCCCctttaaagaataataaaaaggTTTGGATGGAAAAGCCAAATCCCGTCTCCCCTTTAAAAGGGCTTGTTTGTATGATGCAGCCCCTAAAACTTTCAGAACCCACAAAAGCCATAAATCCCCTAGcagcaaagaattttttttttcagggggaTCTTGTAAGAAATTAGTGGCGCCTTGTTCCTCAATTTGCTGCTCATATGACCTCCAGACTTTCTGGCGTCAGGAATTATCTTGTgaccagaaaaaaattaattgcgGTAAGGCTGAGGTTACGATGGAGAAAACAGATTTGGGTCAGCAACTCTGACTGTAGAAacatttggggggtggggtatatAAGTATGGCTTTAttttattagaaacaagaggagcaGGATTAAAACCCCAAGTGTGAATGCACTCAGCTGGCATGGTTACATCGGTTCAGCTCAAAGGAGGAAACATTTTAGATGGGTGAGGTGTAGACAAGACCCATTTTGCTTGGATTTTTGTTTCCCCTTCTGTCATTTTTTTCATAAATCCCTAGTAACTCCACTGAGGTCCATGTaaaagcagaatcaggccctctaAGACATTTTGGGGGTAGGGGTGGTGTGCTGAGAAGAAGGTATAAAGTTCTCTTTATATTTTAACTTCATTTTAAAAGTCAGTCTCAAACAGGCTGTGTGAGATAAATTATGCACCCCAAGCCTGGAGATTTTTCCAAGAGCCAGattttttattttggaatgtGTCTTGATTATTTGTGAGTGAAACAAGGAGAGTGGGCAACTGCTATGGAAATAATACTTTATGGCCCATGACAATGGTGTAtggcatttgatttttccccccCTAGCCTATTACTGGTTTCTCAAATCCCTTGCTTGCTATTTCTGTTAATACTACTTCTTAAACTCTATTAtttcaggggctgtgggggagacaAGGACACCTGGACTAAATTATGCCTGCCCACAAGTACAATGTACTCCAGATCTGCCCAAACccgagttgtgtgtgtgtgtgtgtgtgtgtgtgtgtgtgttttccaaagaacaaaacagactgtatttttttggcttttctctctTCTGCTTTCACATTTAGCTAGGTTTGGAAAAAGCACTTCCCCAATTCCCTTGGGTATGCAATGCTAACTGTGGTCAATTTCCATGTTTTTAAGCCGCCTCCATCTCACAATGggggtttatatatatatatatatttttaagttgGGGGGCTTGTTTAGTGAAATGGAAAATATATGTAAATATTTCATGCCTCCCAGACCTAAGATAGCACATCACCAACTCTTATTAAAATagctatgtttttaaaaaagtgaatacTTTTTGGTAACCTCACTATTTTGTCCTCCTCTGACCCTGCCAATTCTCACCCCTTTTGAGAGTAAGGAGACTCCCTAATTTTGGATTAATTTAaaggcctctttttttttttaaagtcctctCTCCCTGAGGAAATAAATTGCAATGAGTCGTTTTAACCCTCACTCCTAACTGTTGGGAAATCTCCCTCATTCaaatggtggtggcagctggagaacAAACCTGAACTTGATGGTTTTGTATGTTCCCCCCCAATCCTccccaaaaagaaaaatattcatcTTTAACCTATTTTTTAGAATCTGGAATATTGGTCTGGCTGAGTGGGATATTGGCCAAGGCTGTTTTTGTAATCATGTTTTCAATGTTAAGTTTTCAACATTTTTAGCACTCAGGCAAGTTAGCATCTGTCCTTGTCCCTCCCAAAAGGTGTTttccatccctgccaccccatccctgagctttttttttaaatttaccccCACAACATTCCTTCTTTAAccttttttgtttcttgttcCAGAAACTGAGCGATTGCATTGGAATATCCCCAAGGCTGAGTTttcaaataactttttttttggtgTCAAAGATTCTCTGTGTGCAACATGTTTGGCTGTTTGGACAGGCAGCCCCGAAGCATCCCTGAACTTTCTGTTCCCACTCTGGCTCTCgactcccgccccccagccccccttgcattttttatttttatgaaaggATGTCATTAAGGCTTTTGTTTGAACTGTTTTTGTTTAAGAACTTTTCTCACAATCCTATTTTTTGTTGAGGAATCTGCTCCCTTTGCCCAGCTgtgtccctctccctccagctgtgTTGATCTAACTCTCAGCTCCAGACAGCCTGGCGCCAGCCTTGCGAACGTCATGCATTCACACAGGGATGCGTGGCCAAGGCAACCTTTCCGCCGCCATAGCCACCGAACTGGAACCTCGCAGCCCAGCCAATGAAAGACCGGGGAGGTGCTTTAGCGTTCGAAGGGGCGTGGCCTCGCTGGGGGACTATAGAACCTTGAGTAGCAAAGTTAGCTTAGATTCTGGGAACGTGCTAACATTTCTGTGTGTGGCtatttcccccccttttttttaaactacaattGGTTGGGGCTGGAGCGTTTCTGGCCTTTTCTGGGAACTGATTCCCACTGAAAGCCAAGAATCAGAGTATTATTATCACTCACAGTTCAGAGCAGTTGGGGAGTCATGAAGTCAGTACTTTTGGCTCATAGCAGtatcctacccccacccccaccaaagcTCTGGAGTGCTGTGATTTTTATGTTGAGAATGACCTGGCCTGCGtgtgttttattaacaaaaatggTGGTTTTAGAACTGAGTGTGAACTTTGTAGAACAAATCCCATAAAGCTTGTGACACTGACTGGTGTTCACCTCCTAAACGCTTTTATTCAACTGGATTGATTTGTGAAAGGAAAGTCTGGGAGTAGCATCTCCTCCCAAACTCTTCTCGAGCTCTAAATGACCCCTGTCTTCTCAGCCAGGTAACATACCCAGTCCTTAACCTTTCCCCAGTCCCTTTGACTGGTTAGTTGTTGCTGTGTCTATTGTAATTCGCATCAGTTCTGCAACTTGGAGGatttttctgctttccttctttctaGGAATTTCTCAAACAAATGGCAGCTGAATGTGTCCATGAAAAGTTTTGTTAAGATCAAACCTTTAATAAACAGAACAAAGGGTTCAGGATATGAAACAGTACAAGTCCCAGCTCCCAGGATGTCAGATTTTGGAGTGGGAGAATGGAAGGGAGGACTGAATTGATGATGATTGGACGATGGAGATGGGAGTTGCTCTTAGTTTAGCATACCAACCTAACCTCAACCTCTTGGAAAGGGACTCTGGCTTCTGGGGATTTTCTCAGGGCTCCGGAATCTTGAAGTGATTCAGAATAGAAGAGGAGGAACAGAGAGATATGCCCAAGCAAATTGCAAAGAAGACAGTTCTTCTCCAGTGGTCATCTGGATTCACTTTCTGAATAAGGGCTGGGCTCAAATCCTGACCCAAATCTTTCGGGGACTTCACTTCTGTCCCCTTATTCACAATCGTAACATGAGAGAGGGGAAAGCTAGCCAGGCAAGCTCACATTGAGCCCAGATTCAGCAaggcatttaagcacatgcttaactttaagtttGTGCTTACCTCCAATTTTCTTTTTGCTTCTAATTGTCTGTGCTTGTGGGGCTGggacaaatttattaaaatcaatggataATTTTAAAGCCAGGAGAAACATTAGAGCAGCTGTTTAAGAAATACGCAGTGGTTTCTTAAATATGTTGTTGAATTCTCTTCTCCACGGGTCCCTCTTT from Carettochelys insculpta isolate YL-2023 chromosome 24, ASM3395843v1, whole genome shotgun sequence includes:
- the ID3 gene encoding DNA-binding protein inhibitor ID-3 is translated as MKAISPVRSVRSCYEAVCCLSDQSLSIGRGGHNKSPALEEPMNLLYDMNDCYSKLRELVPGIPQGTKMSQVEILQHVIDYIFDLQIVLEEEAKGQDPSAETSLLSLTAAEFASELCSKDERGLCH